One window of Saimiri boliviensis isolate mSaiBol1 chromosome 4, mSaiBol1.pri, whole genome shotgun sequence genomic DNA carries:
- the LOC120363211 gene encoding small ribosomal subunit protein eS24-like, whose product MNDTVTIRTRKFMTNRLLQRKQMVIDVLHPGKATVPKTEIREKLAKMYKTTPDVIFVFGFRTRFGGGKTTGFGMIYDSLDYAKKNEPKPGAKNEPKHRLARHGLYEKKKTSRKQRKERKNRMKKVRGTAKANVGAGKK is encoded by the exons ATGAACGACACAGTAACTATCCGCACTAGAAAGTTCATGACCAACCGACTGCTTCAGAGGAAACAAATGGTCATTGATGTCCTTCACCCCGGGAAGGCAACAGTGCCTAAGACAGAAATTCGGGAAAAACTAGCCAAAATGTACAAGACCACACCGGATGTCATCTTTGTATTTGGATTCAGAACTCGTTTTGGTGGTGGCAAGACAACTGGCTTTGGCATGATTTATGATTCCCTggattatgcaaagaaaaatgaacccaagccgggcgcg aaaaatgaacccaaACATAGACTTGCAAGACATGGCctgtatgagaagaaaaagacctCAAGAAAGCAACGAAAGGAACGcaagaacagaatgaagaaagtcAGGGGGACTGCAAAGGCCAATGTTGGTGCTGGCAAAAAGTGA